A window of Ardenticatena maritima contains these coding sequences:
- a CDS encoding TetR/AcrR family transcriptional regulator: MDEHKRHILDVATRLFVAHGYSGLSMREIAEAAGLSKAGLYHHFKTKEELFIAVLEENIETVAAIIEAAHREHTTLRDQLTAILTGIFTLPPERRAIIRLASQEMAALQPETRQAFMMRYQASFIQRLDALMQAAIARGELRPLPSRMLTWFFLGMAYPFFYPAHQNDLRDPVQTATMMVDVFLNGALAR; this comes from the coding sequence ATGGATGAACACAAACGCCACATTCTCGATGTTGCGACGCGCCTCTTTGTGGCGCATGGGTATAGCGGGCTTTCGATGCGCGAAATCGCCGAAGCCGCCGGGCTTTCCAAAGCCGGTTTGTATCACCATTTCAAGACCAAAGAAGAGCTGTTCATCGCCGTTTTGGAAGAGAATATCGAGACGGTTGCCGCCATTATCGAAGCGGCGCACCGTGAACATACCACCTTGCGCGACCAGTTGACCGCGATTCTGACGGGGATTTTCACACTACCGCCCGAACGCCGCGCCATCATCCGGCTGGCGAGCCAGGAAATGGCGGCGTTGCAGCCCGAAACGCGCCAAGCGTTTATGATGCGGTATCAGGCGTCCTTCATCCAGCGGCTGGATGCGCTGATGCAAGCGGCGATTGCACGCGGCGAACTGCGCCCGCTCCCGTCGCGCATGTTGACGTGGTTCTTTTTGGGCATGGCGTACCCCTTTTTCTACCCGGCGCACCAAAACGACCTGCGCGACCCCGTCCAGACGGCGACGATGATGGTGGATGTGTTTTTAAACGGCGCATTGGCGCGCTAG
- a CDS encoding lysophospholipid acyltransferase family protein, with product MVLYYIYRLLTLVVPFIPSSVGYWICDRIADLLYLFAGTIRRNIEFNQRHVLGANAPADEVRRVVRGVFRTLVKNYYDQFRLWKLTDDELRAFADLVGIEYLDEALSHGKGVLLVTAHFGSPEVTAQALAVRGYDITSPVEHIQPEALFQLMTSLRASHGLHIVPVEKPLNLLKALKRGGVVGIVSDRDITNSGICVPFFGEPTRMPDGAVQLSLRTGAPIVVAYSYRLPDNRFRAVGFPPIYLEKTGDKTADVERGVRQIVALMEQFIREHPDQWFVTVPMWGDACREQSTSEASA from the coding sequence ATGGTGCTGTATTACATCTATCGTTTGCTCACATTGGTGGTGCCATTCATTCCATCATCGGTTGGTTATTGGATATGCGACCGCATTGCCGACCTGCTGTACCTCTTTGCGGGCACAATACGGCGCAACATCGAATTCAACCAGCGTCATGTGCTTGGGGCGAACGCCCCCGCCGATGAGGTGCGGCGTGTCGTGCGGGGCGTTTTTCGCACCCTGGTGAAGAACTACTACGACCAGTTCCGCCTTTGGAAACTGACCGACGACGAGTTGCGCGCTTTTGCCGACCTGGTGGGGATTGAGTATCTCGACGAGGCGCTCTCGCACGGCAAAGGGGTTTTGCTGGTGACGGCGCACTTCGGTTCCCCCGAAGTGACGGCGCAGGCGTTGGCGGTGCGCGGCTACGACATCACCTCGCCTGTCGAGCATATTCAGCCCGAAGCCCTTTTCCAGTTGATGACATCGTTGCGGGCGTCGCATGGCTTGCACATTGTCCCGGTCGAAAAGCCGCTCAATCTGCTGAAAGCGTTGAAACGCGGCGGCGTTGTGGGCATTGTGAGCGACCGCGACATTACCAACAGCGGCATTTGCGTGCCCTTCTTCGGTGAACCAACCCGCATGCCCGACGGCGCGGTGCAGTTGAGTTTGCGCACGGGGGCGCCAATTGTGGTCGCGTATTCGTACCGCTTGCCCGACAACCGCTTTCGTGCGGTGGGCTTTCCCCCCATCTACCTGGAAAAAACGGGCGATAAAACCGCCGACGTTGAGCGGGGCGTGCGCCAGATTGTGGCGCTCATGGAGCAATTCATCCGCGAGCACCCTGACCAGTGGTTTGTCACGGTGCCCATGTGGGGGGATGCGTGCCGCGAACAATCCACCAGCGAGGCGAGTGCGTGA
- a CDS encoding glycosyltransferase family 4 protein has protein sequence MSHPLRIALVSPYDFAVPGGVNRHVAALAHYLQARGHAPTILAPSSEPPADASPLHPISTVTIPVPFSGSVARLSLSPAAVLRVRRLLEETPFDIIHIHEPTIPTLAPIVVRYAKSVLVGTFHAYREENLAFDFGKPLFRYLDALHGRIAVSEAARDYIAAYFPAEYRIIPNGIEWAMFADPTIHPFETYQQQGPVILFVGRLEERKGFRYLLRAFRQVKTQVPNAQLVVVGAFQREEITPYVQYIRHYRVHGVRFVGYVPTEELPRWYRTATIFCAPSVGFESFGIVLLEAMAAGVPVVASDISGYRCVVQHGVQGELVPPGDEEALAETLVRLLHDPATCERYGAAGRETSRRYDWRVVTEEVESFYTELLTAHCLSSS, from the coding sequence GTGAGCCACCCTTTGCGCATTGCGCTGGTTTCGCCGTATGATTTCGCTGTGCCGGGGGGCGTCAATCGCCATGTGGCGGCGCTGGCGCACTATCTGCAAGCCCGTGGGCATGCGCCAACCATTCTTGCCCCATCGTCCGAACCGCCGGCTGACGCCTCGCCGCTGCATCCCATCAGCACAGTGACCATCCCCGTGCCGTTTAGCGGTTCAGTGGCGCGGCTCTCCCTGTCGCCCGCCGCAGTGCTCAGAGTGCGCCGTTTGCTGGAAGAAACCCCCTTTGACATCATCCACATTCACGAACCCACCATCCCCACACTTGCGCCCATCGTCGTGCGCTATGCCAAAAGTGTCCTGGTGGGCACATTCCACGCATACCGCGAGGAGAACCTGGCGTTTGATTTCGGCAAGCCGCTTTTTCGGTATCTGGACGCCCTGCATGGACGGATTGCGGTCTCCGAGGCGGCGCGCGACTACATCGCCGCCTATTTCCCGGCGGAATACCGCATCATCCCGAACGGTATCGAATGGGCGATGTTCGCCGACCCCACCATCCACCCGTTTGAAACCTACCAACAACAAGGTCCCGTCATCCTCTTTGTCGGACGCCTGGAAGAACGCAAGGGCTTTCGCTACCTGTTGCGGGCGTTTCGCCAGGTCAAAACCCAGGTGCCGAATGCGCAGTTGGTGGTGGTGGGCGCGTTCCAGCGGGAAGAAATCACCCCCTACGTGCAGTACATTCGCCATTATCGGGTGCATGGGGTGCGCTTTGTGGGCTACGTGCCCACAGAGGAGTTGCCGCGCTGGTATCGCACGGCGACGATTTTTTGCGCGCCGAGTGTGGGTTTTGAAAGTTTCGGCATTGTGCTGTTGGAAGCCATGGCGGCGGGCGTGCCGGTGGTGGCCAGCGATATTTCGGGCTACCGCTGTGTGGTGCAGCATGGCGTGCAGGGTGAACTGGTGCCGCCCGGTGATGAAGAAGCGTTGGCGGAAACGCTTGTTCGCCTGTTGCATGACCCGGCGACGTGTGAGCGCTACGGCGCGGCTGGGCGTGAGACCAGCCGCCGCTATGATTGGCGTGTTGTGACCGAGGAAGTCGAATCGTTTTACACCGAATTGCTCACCGCGCATTGCCTTTCTTCGTCGTAG
- a CDS encoding CDP-alcohol phosphatidyltransferase family protein translates to MLSEWLRKQTRGVVNGVAAVLAKSGVTPNQLTVVGFLLISSVGVLLARGMFREAGVLIIVTALFDALDGGLARYTNRVTPFGAFLDSTLDRYAEAALYGGLLWWYMQQGAHVEAMLVYAAIVGSIMVSYTRARAEGIGVECKVGLFTRFERIAVLVFALLFNLLTPALVVLAIFSNVTALQRMWHVYRQAQTA, encoded by the coding sequence ATGCTGAGTGAATGGTTGCGAAAACAGACCCGCGGCGTGGTGAATGGTGTGGCGGCGGTGCTTGCCAAAAGCGGCGTCACGCCGAACCAGTTGACGGTTGTGGGATTTTTGCTGATCAGCAGTGTCGGCGTGTTGCTCGCGCGCGGCATGTTTCGCGAGGCTGGCGTGCTCATCATCGTGACGGCGCTCTTCGATGCGCTGGATGGCGGTTTGGCGCGCTACACCAACCGCGTGACCCCGTTTGGCGCATTCCTGGATTCAACGCTCGACCGCTATGCCGAGGCGGCGTTGTACGGCGGCTTGTTGTGGTGGTACATGCAGCAAGGCGCACACGTGGAAGCCATGTTAGTCTATGCGGCGATTGTGGGCAGTATCATGGTGAGTTATACACGCGCCCGCGCTGAGGGGATTGGCGTGGAATGCAAAGTGGGGCTGTTCACACGCTTCGAGCGAATAGCGGTGCTGGTCTTTGCCTTGCTTTTCAACCTGCTGACGCCGGCATTGGTTGTCCTGGCGATTTTTTCAAATGTGACGGCGCTTCAACGTATGTGGCACGTTTATCGCCAGGCGCAAACGGCGTGA
- a CDS encoding C39 family peptidase, translated as MHIVQPGETIWTIAGAWRVLPSQLLSYNHISAGDVQPGREIRIPVTMLAQPYQGNEGVVLATPIAPTQGPDRVVLGPMTHDWQKLNNCGPTTTAMFLSYFGIQVTQFDTAAFLKPNPRDRNVNPGEIAAYLRQQGFEVFVGINGDIPLLERLLQAGFPVIVEQWLQYDGGMGHYRVVRGFDRTKQEILFNDSFLGPDIWFTYADFLRDWAYYNNLYIVAYPPEQTDLVRSIIGDDWEPANMWARLARDMEARIAQAPNDALAWYGLGEARLRLGDPEGAIEAYERAIAIGLPFRYLWYRYGYLEALNLVGQYEKVLQVSDEVLASMEMSEDMRYQRAVALKALGRTDEARAELEKALEEHPGFGPAAVLLQTLTGGS; from the coding sequence GTGCACATTGTGCAGCCGGGCGAAACCATCTGGACGATTGCCGGGGCATGGCGGGTTTTACCCAGCCAACTCCTCTCCTACAACCACATCTCCGCCGGCGACGTTCAGCCGGGGCGTGAAATCCGCATTCCCGTGACCATGTTGGCGCAACCCTACCAGGGGAACGAAGGGGTGGTGCTGGCGACGCCTATCGCGCCCACGCAGGGACCAGACCGCGTGGTGTTGGGTCCCATGACGCACGACTGGCAAAAGTTGAACAACTGCGGTCCAACCACAACCGCCATGTTCCTCAGTTATTTCGGTATTCAAGTGACCCAATTCGATACCGCCGCCTTTCTGAAACCCAACCCACGCGACCGCAATGTCAACCCAGGTGAAATTGCCGCCTATTTGCGCCAGCAAGGGTTTGAGGTGTTTGTGGGCATCAACGGTGACATTCCTCTGCTGGAACGCTTGCTCCAAGCCGGCTTTCCCGTGATTGTGGAACAATGGTTGCAGTACGACGGGGGCATGGGGCATTATCGCGTCGTGCGAGGGTTTGACCGCACAAAGCAAGAAATTCTCTTCAACGACAGTTTCCTGGGACCCGATATCTGGTTCACCTACGCCGATTTTCTGCGTGATTGGGCGTATTACAACAACCTGTATATCGTCGCCTATCCGCCGGAACAAACCGACCTTGTCCGTTCGATCATTGGCGACGATTGGGAGCCGGCGAACATGTGGGCGCGCCTTGCCCGCGACATGGAAGCGCGCATCGCACAAGCCCCCAACGATGCGCTGGCGTGGTATGGCTTGGGCGAAGCCCGTTTGCGGTTGGGCGACCCCGAAGGCGCGATTGAAGCCTATGAACGCGCCATTGCCATCGGGTTGCCCTTCCGCTATCTCTGGTATCGGTACGGGTATCTGGAAGCGTTGAACCTCGTGGGGCAATACGAAAAAGTGTTGCAAGTGAGCGATGAGGTGCTTGCCAGTATGGAGATGAGCGAGGACATGCGCTACCAACGCGCGGTGGCGCTCAAAGCCCTTGGGCGCACAGATGAAGCCCGCGCTGAATTGGAAAAAGCCCTTGAAGAGCACCCCGGCTTTGGGCCGGCGGCGGTGTTGCTCCAAACACTCACCGGCGGCTCGTAG
- the nfi gene encoding deoxyribonuclease V (cleaves DNA at apurinic or apyrimidinic sites) yields the protein MRPEWTLPPEQAIEWQRQLREQLVIADDFRPPRLIGGVDAAYIENRALAVIVVLTFPDLQVVTHTVATVPHEYPYIPGLLSMREGPAIEAAWQTLPEHQRPDLLMFDGHGIAHPRGLGIASHMGLLLDRPSLGVAKRILRGRHAPVPDEVGAWQPLVYRGKTVGAALRTKAGVKPVYVSPGHRISLESAIHFVLATTRGYKLPEPTRLADKLAAQHKRTWHS from the coding sequence ATGCGCCCAGAATGGACTCTCCCACCCGAACAAGCCATTGAATGGCAACGCCAACTCCGCGAGCAACTTGTGATTGCCGACGATTTCAGACCGCCCCGCCTCATTGGTGGTGTGGACGCCGCCTATATCGAAAACCGGGCGCTGGCGGTGATCGTCGTGCTCACCTTTCCTGATTTGCAGGTCGTCACCCATACCGTCGCCACCGTGCCTCACGAGTACCCCTACATTCCGGGTCTGCTCTCCATGCGCGAAGGACCGGCGATTGAAGCCGCCTGGCAAACGCTTCCCGAACACCAGCGCCCCGACCTGCTCATGTTCGACGGGCATGGCATTGCGCACCCACGCGGGTTGGGCATTGCCAGCCACATGGGGCTTTTGCTCGACCGCCCCAGCCTGGGCGTTGCCAAACGCATCTTGCGAGGGCGGCACGCCCCCGTGCCGGATGAAGTAGGCGCATGGCAACCGCTGGTCTATCGGGGGAAGACCGTTGGGGCAGCGCTCCGCACCAAAGCGGGCGTCAAGCCGGTGTACGTCTCGCCGGGGCACCGCATCAGTCTCGAAAGCGCCATCCATTTTGTCCTGGCAACAACGCGCGGGTATAAATTACCCGAACCAACGCGCCTTGCCGACAAACTGGCGGCTCAACACAAACGCACCTGGCACTCATGA
- a CDS encoding ABC transporter ATP-binding protein — translation MSIVQAHGLVKQFGTFTAIRDITFDVRQGEVLALLGPNGAGKTTTIRCLAGILQPSAGYAIVAGYDVRHHARLVRRHVGLLTEFPGLYGRLTPLEYLDFFGAMHGMSPADRYQRAEALLRHFGLWEARNRRLGQFSKGMRQKMALVRALLHDPQVLFLDEPTSALDPEGAFQVRSAIADLRTQGHTIVLCTHNLVEAELLADRIVIMGVGRVLAIGTPDALRDQVLGAPLFTLRLAQPLDDLASLAGEMVEIEAVGDTWVRFRTTTPETTNPALVRRILDRGGEIVALTEEPRRLEDVYLHLMGAAV, via the coding sequence GTGTCCATCGTACAAGCCCACGGATTGGTCAAACAATTTGGCACATTCACCGCTATTCGCGACATCACCTTTGATGTGCGACAAGGCGAAGTGTTGGCGCTGTTGGGCCCGAACGGCGCGGGCAAAACCACCACCATCCGTTGCCTGGCGGGGATTTTGCAGCCCAGCGCCGGCTATGCCATTGTCGCCGGCTACGATGTGCGCCACCATGCGCGGCTCGTGCGCCGACATGTAGGCTTGCTTACCGAATTCCCCGGCTTGTATGGTCGGCTGACGCCGCTGGAATACCTCGATTTCTTTGGCGCAATGCATGGCATGTCGCCGGCTGACCGCTACCAGCGTGCCGAAGCGCTCTTGCGCCATTTTGGCTTGTGGGAAGCACGCAACCGCCGATTGGGGCAGTTCAGCAAAGGCATGCGCCAGAAGATGGCGCTGGTACGGGCGCTTTTGCACGACCCACAGGTGCTCTTTCTGGATGAACCCACCTCGGCGCTCGACCCCGAAGGAGCGTTTCAGGTGCGTTCCGCCATTGCCGATTTGCGCACGCAAGGGCACACCATTGTGCTTTGCACCCACAACCTTGTCGAAGCCGAATTGCTCGCCGACCGCATTGTCATCATGGGTGTGGGGCGCGTGTTGGCAATCGGCACGCCGGACGCACTGCGCGACCAGGTGCTTGGTGCGCCGCTTTTCACCTTGCGGCTCGCGCAGCCGCTCGATGACCTTGCCTCGCTGGCGGGGGAAATGGTGGAGATCGAAGCCGTCGGTGATACATGGGTGCGCTTTCGCACCACCACGCCTGAGACCACCAACCCGGCGCTGGTGCGTCGCATTCTTGACCGCGGCGGCGAGATTGTGGCGCTCACCGAAGAACCGCGCCGCCTGGAAGATGTCTATCTGCATTTGATGGGAGCAGCCGTATGA
- a CDS encoding stage II sporulation protein M, which yields MHETSLSSVSTEPLQAEAYLERTLSPALVWTLARRELRDSLRDWRIVIPIGLLTLVFPFIMLLIGAALFDFLEQYGATIIGEQMVPFGLLAVGFFPMSFSLVIALETFVGERERNSLEALFSTPASDVDLYVGKLLASLLLPLVASWFGMAVYALAMVRADMWSLDAYTFALIWLLNTAEGVLMVSAAVIVSSHTTSVRAANLLASFIIVPVALLLQLEGLILFWNKTTALWWLFAGVIVLTIALLRVGIRSFNREHILAREIDFLNLERAWALLKAFWRAAPDDVPRVRQVPEEAPPFHLRRFYTQVLPAMLKRDRWAMATGTFFVLAGFGLGWYLARAWHVPAELIDFNRLDVSQLQAQLQANQTGLAMLPRFSVRAILVHNVRVVFISGVLSLFSVGVVPALSVLAPFTLIGGIASVLAAGGQDWGRFLVAFILPHGVVEIPAVVIGLAYALRIGAMVLGPPRDFSVSEGIVLAIADFLRVLILVVLPLLALAALLEVYLTPRVIVALYG from the coding sequence ATGCATGAAACGTCGCTCTCCTCGGTCTCAACCGAACCGCTTCAGGCGGAAGCCTATCTGGAACGCACGCTCTCACCCGCGCTTGTCTGGACATTGGCGCGGCGTGAACTGCGCGACAGCCTGCGCGATTGGCGTATCGTCATCCCGATTGGCTTGCTGACGTTGGTCTTCCCCTTCATCATGCTGTTGATTGGGGCGGCGCTCTTCGATTTTCTGGAACAATACGGCGCAACCATCATTGGCGAGCAGATGGTGCCCTTTGGTTTGCTGGCGGTGGGGTTTTTCCCCATGAGTTTTTCGCTCGTCATTGCGCTGGAAACATTCGTGGGGGAACGTGAGCGCAACAGCCTCGAAGCGCTTTTCTCCACACCCGCCAGCGATGTAGACCTCTACGTGGGCAAATTGCTGGCGTCGCTCCTGTTGCCGCTGGTGGCGAGTTGGTTCGGCATGGCTGTGTATGCGCTGGCAATGGTACGCGCCGACATGTGGTCGCTCGATGCGTACACGTTCGCCCTCATCTGGCTGTTGAACACGGCTGAGGGCGTGCTCATGGTTTCGGCGGCGGTCATCGTCAGCAGCCATACAACGAGTGTGCGCGCCGCCAACCTGCTCGCCAGTTTTATCATCGTGCCGGTGGCGTTGCTCTTGCAACTGGAAGGGTTGATTCTCTTTTGGAACAAAACCACGGCGCTCTGGTGGCTCTTTGCGGGCGTCATTGTCTTGACGATTGCGCTCTTGCGGGTTGGCATTCGTTCATTCAATCGTGAGCATATCCTCGCCCGCGAAATTGACTTCCTCAACCTGGAACGGGCGTGGGCGTTGTTGAAAGCCTTTTGGCGCGCCGCCCCCGATGACGTGCCGCGCGTCCGACAGGTCCCGGAAGAAGCGCCGCCGTTTCACCTGCGCCGCTTTTACACCCAGGTGTTGCCCGCCATGTTGAAGCGCGACCGCTGGGCGATGGCGACGGGAACGTTTTTCGTGCTTGCCGGCTTTGGGTTGGGGTGGTATCTGGCGCGGGCGTGGCATGTGCCGGCGGAACTGATTGACTTCAACCGCCTTGATGTCAGTCAGTTGCAAGCCCAATTGCAAGCGAACCAGACCGGCCTGGCGATGTTGCCGCGTTTCAGCGTGCGTGCGATTCTGGTGCACAACGTGCGGGTGGTGTTCATCAGTGGCGTGCTCAGCCTGTTCAGCGTAGGGGTGGTGCCCGCGTTGAGCGTTCTGGCGCCCTTCACGCTGATTGGCGGCATTGCCAGCGTGCTGGCGGCTGGTGGACAGGATTGGGGGCGTTTCCTGGTGGCGTTTATCCTGCCGCATGGCGTGGTGGAAATTCCCGCTGTGGTGATTGGGTTGGCGTATGCCCTGCGCATTGGCGCGATGGTGTTGGGTCCCCCGCGCGATTTTAGCGTCAGCGAAGGCATTGTGCTGGCGATTGCCGATTTTCTGAGGGTGCTCATTCTGGTGGTGTTGCCCTTGCTGGCGCTCGCGGCGCTGCTCGAAGTCTATCTCACGCCGCGTGTGATTGTAGCGCTCTATGGCTAG
- a CDS encoding MFS transporter encodes MTNLDAKQRNRILALLFVGVLMAALDIAIVGPALPSIRAEFGIDARQAAWIFTMYVLCNLVSTPLMARFSDMFGRRLVYVLDVALFGVGSLLVAFSPTFAVLVLGRAVQGLGAGGIFPVASAVIGDTFPVEQRGSALGLIGAVFGIAFLVGPLLAGVMLSVLSWHWLFLINLPIAVALMWGGWRLLPATRMQTSATFDVVGTVLLVVVLSTLTYGINQIDTTQVAASLRRGNVLGAWLLFLLSAPIFVWWELCVETPVIQMRLFQSVQIVLTCAFAFGAGFGEASFVFVPDLLVAALGVASSTASFMLLPAVLAMAVGSPLFGRMLDRVGARPVVASATGLAALGLLVLGGVPLSRLSFYAAALLIGLGLSGLLGAALRYIMLQEAPREERASAQGVLTLFTSVGQLVGGAWIGALAVSRGEPVAGYQTAFLSVGLMMGVLWLLSFRLAARPVSEAPAAMESN; translated from the coding sequence ATGACAAACCTGGACGCAAAACAGCGCAATCGCATTTTGGCGTTGTTGTTCGTTGGGGTGCTGATGGCGGCGCTTGACATTGCCATTGTGGGACCGGCTTTGCCGTCCATTCGCGCTGAGTTTGGCATTGACGCCCGTCAGGCGGCGTGGATTTTCACCATGTATGTGTTGTGCAACCTGGTGAGCACGCCGCTGATGGCGCGCTTTTCGGACATGTTCGGGCGTCGGTTGGTCTATGTGCTGGATGTGGCGCTTTTTGGCGTTGGCTCGCTGTTGGTGGCGTTTTCGCCCACGTTTGCCGTGTTGGTGTTGGGGCGCGCCGTGCAGGGGCTGGGCGCGGGGGGAATTTTCCCCGTCGCCAGCGCCGTGATTGGCGACACGTTCCCCGTTGAACAGCGGGGCAGTGCGTTGGGGTTGATTGGCGCCGTGTTTGGCATTGCGTTCCTGGTGGGGCCCTTGCTGGCGGGTGTCATGTTGAGTGTGCTGAGTTGGCATTGGCTCTTCCTCATCAACCTACCGATTGCGGTGGCGCTCATGTGGGGCGGTTGGCGCTTGCTGCCGGCCACACGCATGCAGACCAGCGCCACGTTTGACGTGGTGGGCACGGTGTTGCTGGTGGTGGTGCTGAGCACGCTCACCTACGGTATCAACCAGATTGATACAACCCAGGTCGCCGCGAGCCTGCGCCGGGGGAATGTGCTGGGCGCGTGGCTGCTCTTCCTGTTGAGCGCGCCGATATTTGTCTGGTGGGAGCTGTGCGTTGAAACCCCCGTTATCCAGATGCGGCTCTTTCAGTCGGTGCAGATTGTGTTGACCTGCGCTTTCGCCTTTGGCGCGGGGTTTGGCGAAGCCTCGTTCGTCTTTGTGCCGGATTTGTTGGTGGCGGCGCTGGGGGTGGCGTCGAGTACGGCGAGTTTCATGCTGTTGCCGGCGGTGCTGGCCATGGCGGTGGGTTCGCCCCTGTTCGGGCGCATGCTCGACCGCGTTGGTGCACGCCCCGTTGTCGCCAGCGCGACCGGCTTGGCGGCGTTGGGCTTGCTGGTGCTGGGGGGCGTTCCGCTGAGCCGCCTCTCGTTCTATGCGGCGGCGTTGCTTATTGGTTTGGGGCTTTCGGGGTTGTTGGGCGCCGCGTTGCGCTACATCATGCTGCAAGAAGCCCCTCGTGAAGAACGCGCCTCGGCGCAGGGCGTGCTGACGTTATTCACCAGTGTGGGGCAACTTGTGGGCGGCGCCTGGATTGGGGCGCTGGCGGTCTCGCGTGGTGAGCCTGTTGCGGGCTACCAGACGGCGTTTTTGAGTGTGGGGCTGATGATGGGCGTGCTGTGGCTGTTGAGTTTCCGGCTGGCGGCGCGTCCCGTTTCTGAAGCGCCTGCGGCGATGGAAAGCAACTAA
- a CDS encoding inositol-3-phosphate synthase, with protein sequence MSKKVRVAIIGVGNCANSLVQGVYYYKNAKPDEFIPGLMHTVLGGYHVGDIEFTAAFDIDAEKVGKDLSEAIWAGQNNTIKFADVPYMNVPVYRGMTHDGLGHYLSQKIQKAPGPTADIVQILKDTKTDVVVNYLPVGSEMATKWYVEQVLEAGCAFVNAIPVFIAREPYWQRRFAERGLPIIGDDIKSQVGATIVHRVLTRLFRDRGVRLERTSQLNVGGNMDFYNMLERSRLESKKISKTNAVTSQLDYELDPENVYIGPSDYVPWLKDRKWAYIRMEGRAFGDVPLNIELKLEVWDSPNSAGVIIDAVRCAKLALDRGLAGTLVGPSAYFMKSPPRQFTDEEAREKTEAFITGEDNDVLMGEDA encoded by the coding sequence GTGAGCAAGAAAGTACGCGTTGCCATTATCGGCGTGGGGAACTGCGCCAACTCGCTCGTACAGGGGGTGTACTATTACAAAAACGCCAAGCCGGATGAATTCATCCCCGGCTTGATGCACACCGTCTTGGGCGGCTACCACGTCGGCGATATCGAATTTACTGCCGCTTTCGACATTGACGCCGAAAAGGTTGGCAAAGACCTTTCGGAAGCCATTTGGGCGGGGCAGAACAACACCATCAAATTTGCGGATGTGCCCTACATGAACGTGCCCGTCTATCGTGGCATGACGCACGACGGCTTGGGGCACTACCTTTCGCAGAAAATCCAGAAAGCGCCTGGTCCCACGGCTGACATCGTGCAAATTTTGAAGGATACGAAGACCGACGTGGTGGTCAATTACCTGCCCGTGGGGAGCGAAATGGCGACGAAGTGGTACGTCGAGCAGGTGCTGGAAGCCGGCTGCGCCTTCGTCAACGCCATTCCGGTCTTCATCGCTCGCGAACCCTACTGGCAGCGCCGCTTCGCCGAACGCGGGTTGCCCATCATTGGCGACGACATCAAGAGCCAGGTGGGTGCGACGATTGTCCACCGCGTGCTGACGCGCCTCTTCCGCGACCGTGGTGTGCGCCTGGAACGCACCAGCCAGTTGAACGTGGGCGGCAACATGGACTTCTACAACATGCTGGAACGCAGCCGCCTCGAAAGCAAGAAGATTTCCAAGACCAACGCGGTCACGTCGCAGCTGGACTACGAACTCGACCCCGAAAACGTCTACATCGGTCCGTCGGACTACGTGCCCTGGCTGAAAGACCGCAAATGGGCGTACATCCGCATGGAAGGGCGCGCCTTCGGCGATGTGCCGCTCAACATCGAATTGAAGTTGGAAGTGTGGGATAGCCCCAACTCGGCGGGCGTCATCATTGACGCGGTGCGCTGCGCCAAACTCGCGCTCGACCGCGGTCTGGCCGGTACGTTGGTGGGTCCGTCGGCGTACTTCATGAAGTCGCCGCCGCGCCAGTTTACGGACGAAGAAGCCCGTGAAAAGACCGAAGCATTCATTACGGGCGAAGACAACGATGTGCTGATGGGTGAAGACGCCTAA